GTTAAATAAGCAAAAAAACCTGCAAATATTAAATTTCCACAAAGCAAATACACTACAAAACGGCGATCTTTTAAAACTTTTTTGTAACTTTTTGTAACCTCTTTGTGATTGAATTTTTTTCCTTTGGTGTTATGATTGCTTTCTTTTAGAACAAAAATAACAAGTAAAAATAAAATAAAACCTAAGATAAACAATGTTAAAAATATACTATGCCAAGAAAAAAATTCAAGTAAAATTCCACCAAAAGTAGGAGAAAGCATAGGCGCTAAAGAAGTAAAAACCATCATCAAAGCATAAACTCCTGCTGCTTCTTTAAGCTCAAAAACATCATTTACTATAGCTCTTGCTACGACTACACCCACGCAACCTCCTAAAGCTTCAAAAAAACGCAAAGCTATAAAAGCATGAATGGAATCAACTAAAACACAAGCAATACTTGAAGAAATAAAAATAAAAAGTCCTATATATAAAGGTTTTTTTCTGCCATATACATCACTTAATGGTCCATATAAAAGCTGACCTAAAGAAAAGGCGATGAAAAAACTTGCAAGAGAAAGTTGAGTGTAAAAAGAATTTGTTTGGAAGCTTTTTTCTACTTCATTTAAAGCAGGTAAATACATATCAGTTGAAAGTGGTGCTATGGCAGATAAAAAGCCTAGTATGATAATGAGTTTGAGTTTTTCAAAACCTTTTATTTGGGTGTGTTTTTGCATAAAATTTCCTAAAGTCTTTTTACCATTGTATAGCAAAAAGTCTAAAATAAACAATAATTTACATTTTTTAAAGGCAAATAAGATAAAATTAAACTAAAAATAATCAAGGAAAAATTATGAATATGCCTTTTAGTGATGAGGAATTAATCGAACCTGTAAAAGCCAGTCTAGCTAAAACTATGCATATTTTAGAAAATGATGGCGGAGGGCTTGATTTTTTGGGTGTGAAAAATGGTGTAGTTTATGTGAAGCTAACCGGAGCTTGTCATGGCTGCCCAGCTAGTGGGACGACTTTGAAATATGGCTTGGAAAAACAACTTAAAATCGATATACATCCAGATATTACTATAGTAAATTTAGCAGGTGGGGAAAGCGAATTTGCAAAATTATAAAAAAATAGCCATAGAATGTTTTTACAAAAAAGATTTTAAAAATGCTAAGATGT
The DNA window shown above is from Campylobacter lari and carries:
- a CDS encoding iron-sulfur cluster biogenesis protein NfuA, translated to MPFSDEELIEPVKASLAKTMHILENDGGGLDFLGVKNGVVYVKLTGACHGCPASGTTLKYGLEKQLKIDIHPDITIVNLAGGESEFAKL
- a CDS encoding multidrug effflux MFS transporter, whose protein sequence is MQKHTQIKGFEKLKLIIILGFLSAIAPLSTDMYLPALNEVEKSFQTNSFYTQLSLASFFIAFSLGQLLYGPLSDVYGRKKPLYIGLFIFISSSIACVLVDSIHAFIALRFFEALGGCVGVVVARAIVNDVFELKEAAGVYALMMVFTSLAPMLSPTFGGILLEFFSWHSIFLTLFILGFILFLLVIFVLKESNHNTKGKKFNHKEVTKSYKKVLKDRRFVVYLLCGNLIFAGFFAYLTGSSFVFTRVFGLSEQQYAALFGAHALSFVICANINARLVLRFSPYYILPRALMVITFLTFLLILGATFELGFWAFEIPLCFIIASLGFILPNTTTLAMARSKQNAGSASALLGAAQFAMAGVMAFLVSLLNANTPIFLSLILGTCTFLSLISYLSLINKRKLNKIKKKLSVISHA